From the Juglans microcarpa x Juglans regia isolate MS1-56 chromosome 3D, Jm3101_v1.0, whole genome shotgun sequence genome, the window catttttctttacaaatgcTGCAATAAGTACTAGCAATTCACTTTAGCACTGCCTAGCCGACCTTAAGACAAGTAATATGAAAAAGGGTTCCCACTTCCCAGATTCCAATTTATGTCCTTTTATATGCATCTTACGAGTAGCAGATTCTTTTAGAGGCTAGTCTTTTAGCGTTTACAACTACGGGAAACGCTCAGCCTCTTCCTCCCGCCGCCAGAGCTGAGGTTGGGCACGAAATTTGGGAGGCAGCACCGCACGGACTTTGCGAATCTCCCCTTCCTGCTGGGGCTGTAACTTGTGACGTCAGGGCTTGTCTCGCTACTGCGTGCAGTGTTTACTACACGATCATAAAGGCTTTTATTTGAAGAATTTGGAGGAATGTGAAGAATGGAACGATTGGCCTTTGACCTTGCTTGCAAATTTTGAGTGACATGATCAACAGCATCGCTCCTGAAACTCTCTTGAAAAAGCTCAATCAGTTGTTTCTTCATGACTGTTGGGGAGGAGGGTTCAAAAATGGAAGTGGGTGGACTGTCCATGTAAATTGGCAGAGGTTTATCTACATGAGGAGTTTCTTGCAAGCAGCAGCTTTGGTGGATAGGAGTGTTGCCGCAAGATGGGGTAGTATCTGGcataaaaacaagtaaaagaTTCTTCAgtaacaaacaaagaaaaaacgatttaaaaaaaaaaaaaaagtctccaacaaattgaaaaatatcGATTCTTACCCCCACTGACACTGAAGAAATCTTCACAGTCAGATTCTAACCAGAGCCATGGATCAAAATATATTTCCTCCTCATCACCTGCATGGAATGAGACAACGCAATTCAGCTAAAGAGGCTATATGCATGGGTTCACGAACAAGTTGAGCCAAGATCAGGAAAATGAGCACACTCTATTTGCGTGGTGTAAAATTAGAAAGCGGTTTCAAAACGCATGTGTATTCAAATAGCGTCAATGCTactcttcattttaaatcttGTCATCTCCAATCACacatagtattataatatatcacatttCAAGTAACTTCTTCTATCAACTACTTAAATGACAACCACTTGAAATTTGTCGCATCACCAAATGTGACTAAGAACGGCAAAAATAACAAGGAAAAAGCTAGTTTGCCCATCAAATGTGACCACTCAAGTTGACCGCtctgggaatttttttttttttacttaatgattaaggaagtgattttaagtgtattgctgtacttttttattttttacaaatatttaaatatattaaaaaaatatgaatagaaaaatgaaaaaaaaaattgtaaaatgcaCTATCGATCAAGTGAAGCGGGCTACTCTGGGCGGCAAAGTAGCCTGACTCAAATAACAATGAATAAGAATACTCATCCCCCCAAttcttatcattattttattatttcacgatgtgacattagatgattgaagactatttattatattttatttataaacctatcatctaatcaCATATTcgatgaggatgatgagaaaatagatgataaatagattttttctaagaaaaatctCATCCAAATATATCCGCACGTCTTCACATAGACAAGCTTAAAACTCTCCAAATATGATTGTAGGACTTCACAGTCTCCCAACCCCCGCCATGATCTACTTCATGTTTGAAAGACACCAGGGACCCAGAATCAACAACACTAACTACCAAACAACTGCTCGTCATCTTCTTCGTTGGCGGTTGCCATATTACCgacaagtttttaaaatttcccGATCCCATTTTCTTGTAGCCCTCAAAGTCAAAACCTACCCATATTTAGAATGCAGTCTCTTgatcaatttgaaaaagtaagaaTCTAAAAATTTCAAGTCATATGGGATACATCTCAAACAAGCCAAGGATAGTGTCGCTGAAACGTGACAATTATGCAGAATATTGGGCAAAAAATAGTAAGAAACAAAGAACAACTATTCAGATCAATtccaacaatataatataacgAAAAGGACACAAACACATTGACAATGTTAACGTAAATAAGGATGCCAACCAGACCTATTCCGATCCATTGTGTTCAACAGAATTGTCAAGGTTTAGAAACATACTTGATCTACCAGAACTGGCTAAAGGCATCAAAGCATGTTCAGCAACTGAGTTTTGGCCTTTGACTATGTCTTTCTTGAACAGAGATTCAGTTAAGATGCTGATCTCCGGCTTAGAACCAGCACTGGACCAATATTGAAGTTTCAGGGACGAGTCCGAGGTTGTAGAAACAGGAACAGAGTTCCCCACGTCCAAATGATTGCTACATTTATCCATTACAGGAATTCAGATTTTGCTTTCTGAAAAATTGAAGACAGAATGAGAGAGCTAAAGAGAACAAGGAAGTTTGTTGGCTTTATgctttaagaaagaaaattaaattctaGGGTGGGAGTTGATCGGTCTTGAAAGCGAAGTAATGGAGCTTGCAGACATGGGTCCCTTCAAATTtcctcaagttttttttttttttttctttttcttcttttagtttTCTGACTATTTTAGAGTCTGCAAGACAAGGAAGGAGAAAGCTAGCTTTGAAGTTGGGTTGACGCTACGTTGGATTGGAACTGAGTTTTCATTGATATTTAAACACATCTTCATAACAACCAACAACCCAATAACTCCAATATATCGTAGCAATGATTCCTAAAAAACTTTGTGTGACAACATTTTAAACTTATCTCGCAATTCTCATAAATAAGTATTAGAGAAATATTTCGAAGTTCTACagttacaaagaaattttataaaataaattcacaagttggcatattttcatataatatgttatatttattttataataaaagtaattttacaatctataattttatttttataaaatctctttattactaaaatattcctctaaacaaaataatgaaagtaaaatttacaaattaaaattgaCGTATCATATCAGTAAAATTgacatatcataatatatattttttttttgttatcaaTTCCCATGGTGGACCATCGTTTCTCTTGCGTATTCAATAGGCAAATGCGTAAAAATAACTCCAACTATATGTTCTCTTATCCGGTAGTTATGGGATTTGAATATTAGGTGCATCAGAGACCAAAAAGTTAAACCAAACGAGTATCATGGCATCCAGAATGTGTTTAAACATTAACAACTTATTAATATTCAACTATTTAGACATAATCATTAGACCAAGGATTGATTGAACCGCATATGTTGAAATGATAGAGTATTCCAAACCCAATGATCGAATCCCTTTTTTCCCCCCTATTAGACTTTAAATTTCCCCTGGTTCTGAATTCAAATAACCAGTCTTCACAAGCAGAGCAAATTAGCCAAACgtggatatttatttttttatttctatttttagtgTCCTATTGGTTGCTATTTCTAAATTAATCCAGTCGCAAACTGCAGTAAGTATATAATGTTATCGAGGTTAAAGGTTTAATCAAAATTAGCATCCAACAGTTTTAAGACTTTTAGATCAATGGTTGGATCTTTaataattggtatcagagccagagACTGCGTCACGATCTTCAAGTCACGGAAGGGGCGACTTATAGGCTGGATTAAAATATCTTGGTACTATATATGAGCATggtgttaagtcattgaatGCTAATAGATGAGTAAAGCCACCAAAAGAGAAAGAGCTACCACCGGCTCAGTGTCGATAGAATGGTCCGTCGTGAACATCGAATTCGGAAGCGTGGTGAAATGGTATGATCCTTAAGgttaaaaatttaactaaattacTATCCAACAGTTCTAAAACTTTTAGATcaatggttggatttttaacAATATCTTACCCGACTGCAACTTTAAACAATGATTAAAATCTTAATATAGCTTTTTTGTGCGCgtgtatgttttgtttatatttttttgggtggAGAGAGGCGTAGTAGGGGACCTGTTGACTTTGTGTTCACACTGGAATGGGAATCCTGATTCCTAACCAAGGCCAATTAGCTACGATACTTATATTAGAAGATAAGGGTACATTGGATGACACAACTATATGCATTTACTTAATTTATTGCATTGATTAATTGTAGTTCAAACAACGTGGTATTCGTAGCGTTTGCCATTGATTTCAACATACCTTACCAGTATGAAGAATTCCCTGGGCattaatgtagagatttaagTTAAAGTTTCAGATATATCGTTCTTCAACGGCAAAactatctttcttcttttttttttctttttttttcttcttcttcctctaatCAAGCGTATTATAGATTAAAaccaaattataaaagtttAAGGTGGATCTTTTCCACTGTCAATATACAGAAAACATCTAGAGAATTTATCTAAAGGTAGGCATCCAAAAGCAAGATTGGTTACTGCTCATTACGCCACATAATCCGTacatcgattttgagatcgatgAGTTTTGGCTAGTTTCTATCCTTGATGATGACAGAGGATATGTTAAATGTCTACAATAATGGGAGAGACTTGCCAGAACAGTGAGGAGTCAGGACTTTCTATAGCTGTGATGACATTTTGGACATTACCTTCAATAATTGCTAGATTATGAGGAATGGCCATTTTGGAAGCTAGCAAAGCCGCTAAAACTTCAGCTAGCAGTGggtttgaagtttgaattttttttgttctgattTCCAGAATATCCCCATCATGGTTCCATCGTACCACTGATGctactgaaaaattatttttgactGCTGCATTAAAGGAGAAGCtatgaaaatttaaagtttGCCATTGACTGCCGTGTCAACAGCAAACTATCTACTTTGTCTGTTTATAGAAGTGATA encodes:
- the LOC121254010 gene encoding uncharacterized protein At3g27210-like — encoded protein: MDKCSNHLDVGNSVPVSTTSDSSLKLQYWSSAGSKPEISILTESLFKKDIVKGQNSVAEHALMPLASSGRSSDEEEIYFDPWLWLESDCEDFFSVSGDTTPSCGNTPIHQSCCLQETPHVDKPLPIYMDSPPTSIFEPSSPTVMKKQLIELFQESFRSDAVDHVTQNLQARSKANRSILHIPPNSSNKSLYDRVVNTARSSETSPDVTSYSPSRKGRFAKSVRCCLPNFVPNLSSGGGRKRLSVSRSCKR